The Jiangella sp. DSM 45060 genome contains the following window.
GGTGCCGTTGCGGGCCGGGGTGAGCAGGCCCTGCTCCTCGTAGAACCGGATCGTCCGCAGCGTGACGCCGAACTCGTCGGCCAGCTCCGCGATGCTCCACGTCCGCTCGCTGTCCACCACAGTCTCCTCGCTTCAACCCCTGGCCGGGACCTTCAACTTACGTTAACGTAAACGTCAAGCACTGGAGGTGCACATGTTCGAGCTGTCCGCGGACCACGAGGAGTTCCGTGCGGTCGTCCGCGACTTCGCTCGCGAGCGCATCGCACCGTACGCGGCCGAGTGGGACCGCAAGCACGAGTTCCCGGTCGGCGTCGTGCGGGCGATGGGCGAGCTCGGGCTGTTCGGTCTCACCGCCCCCGAGGAGTACGGCGGCGCGGGCGCCGGCCTCACCAGCCTGTGCGTCGCGATCGAGGAGCTCGGGCGGGTCGACCAGTCGATGGGCATCACGCTCGAGGCGGCCGTCGGTCTGGGCATCACCCCGATCCTGGCGTACGGCACCGACGAGCAGAAGGCCCGGTGGCTGCCCGACCTCGTCGCCGGGCGGGCGCTGGCCGCGTTCGGCCTCACCGAGCCCGGCGCCGGGTCCGACGCCGGCGCCACGGCCACCCGCGCGGTGCTCGACGGAGACGAGTGGGTCATCGACGGCGCCAAGCAGTTCATCACCAACTCCGGCAGCGAGCTGACCAGCTGCGTCACCATCACCGCACGCACCGGCGAGCGGCCCGACGGCAGCGCGGAGATCTCCACGATCATCGTCCCGGCGGGCACGCCCGGGTTCGTCGTCGAGCCCGCCTACGACAAGCTCGGCTGGCACGCGTCCGACACCCATCCGCTGACCTTCGACGGCGCCCGGGTGCCGGTCGATCACCTGCTCGGCGAGCGCGGCCAGGGGTTCAGCCAGTTCCTGGCCACGCTCGACGACGGCCGCATCGCCATCGCCGCGCTCGCCGTCGGCTGCATCCAGGCCATGCTCGACGCGTCGCTCGGCTACGCGCACGAGCGCACGTCGTTCGGCGTCCCGATCGGCGCCAAGCAGGCCGTCGCGTTCCAGCTCGCCGACCTCCACGTCATGGCGCAGGCCGCGCGGCTGCTGACCTACCGCGCCGCCGCACTGCGCGACGCCGGCGCCCCCGCCGAGCAGGTCAAGCAGGCGGCGGCGTCGGCCAAGCTGTACGCCACGGAGTCCGCCGTCACCGCCACCCGGGTCGCCACGCAGGTGCACGGCGGCTACGGGTTCATGGAGGAGTACCCGGTGACCCGGTTCTACCGCGACGCGAAGATCCTCGAGATCGGCGAGGGGACCAGCGAGATCCAGCGGCTCGTGCTGGCGCGCGGCCTGGGGCTGCCGGTTCAGGCATGATCGGGGTGTGACAGAGGCCATGGGGCACGACCACTACGCCGAGGTCGACGCGGCCCGCAAGGCCACCGAGGTCCCGTCCGACGCCGGCGCCGCCAAGCTGGCCCAGCAGGGCAAGCTCTACGTCCGCGACCGCATCGACCTGCTGTTCGACGCCGGCACCTTCGTCGAGGACGGCCAGCTGGCCAACGCGCTGTCGACCGGCCTGCCCGCCGACGGCGTCGTCACCGGTCGCGGGCTGGTCGAGGGCCGCCCGGCGCTGGTCGTCGCGAACGACCCGACGGTCAAGGCCGGCTCGTGGGGCGCCCGCACCGTCGAGAAGATCGTCCGCGTCACCGAGACCGCGCTGCGCGACGAGCTGCCGGTGTTCTGGTTCATCGACTCCGCCGGCGCCCGCATCACCGACCAGGTCGACCTCTTCCCCGGCCGCCGCGGCGCCGGGCGCATCTTCCACAACCAGGTGGCGCTGTCCGGCCGGGTCCCGCAGATCTGCTGCCTGTTCGGGCCGAGCGCGGCCGGCGGCGCCTACATCCCGTCGTTCTGCGACATCGTCGTCATGGTCGAGGGCAACGCGTCGATGTACCTCGGCTCGCCGCGCATGGCCGAGATGGTCGTCGGCGAGAAGGTCACGCTCGAGGAGATGGGCGGCGCCCGCATGCACGCGACGGTGTCGGGCTGTGGCGACAACCTCGCCGCCGACGACGCCGAGGCGATCGAGCAGGCCAAGGCGTTCTTCTCCTACCTGCCCGGCTCGTGGCGGCAGCCGCCGCCGTCGTACGCCGCCGGCGGGGCCGTCCGCGAGTTCACCCGCGACCTCGTCCCGGCCGAGGAATCCGTCGGCTACGACATCCACGACGTCATCGACGCGATCATCGACGAAGACTCGTTCTTCGAGGTCAAGCCGCTGTTCGCGGCCGAGTTGGTGACCGGTTTCGGGCTGCTCGAGGGCCAGCCGGTCGGGGTGGTCGCGAACCAGCCCGCGGTCAAGGGCGGCGTGCTGTTCACCGACTCCGCCGACAAGGCCGCCCGGTTCATCTGGCTGTGCGACGCCTTCAACGTGCCGCTGATCTACCTGGCCGACGTCCCCGGCTTCATGATCGGCTCGTCGGTGGAGCGCGAGGGGATCATCCGGCACGGCGCCAAGATGATCACCGCGGTCGCCGAGGCCACCGTGCCGACGGTGTCGGTGATCGTGCGCAAGGCGTACGGCGCGGGGTTGTACGCGATGTGCGGGCCGGGGTTCGGGCCGGACGCCTGCCTCGCGCTGCCGACGGCGAAGATCGCGGTGATGGGCCCGGAGGCGGCGATCAACGCGGTGTACTTCAACAAGATCGCCGCCATCGAGGACGAGGCGGAGCGCGCCTCGTACGTCGCGGGGCTGCGGCTGGAGTACGAGGCCGACATCGACATCCTGCGGCTGGCGTCCGACCTCGTCATCGACGCCATCGTGGCCCCCGAGGAGCTACGCGGCCAGCTGGTGGCGCGGCTGGCGGCCGCGGCCGGCAAGGACCGCCGGTTCACCGAACGCCGCCATGGCGTGCCCCCGGTCTGAGCGGACTCAGTCGCGGGTGGCGGCCCGGCGGGCGCGGCGGCGGACCGGCTCGTGGTCGGGGTCGGTGCGCCACAGCTCGGTGATCGAGATGCCGAGCCGGCCCAGCAGGGTGCGCAGCAGCGGCAGCGACAGCCCCACGACAGAGTGGTGGTCGCCGTCGATGGCGGTGACGAACGGGCCGCCGAGGCCGTCGATGGTGAACGCGCCGGCCACCCGCAGCGGCTCGCCGGTGGCGACGTAGGCGCGGATCTCGGCGTCGGAGAGGTCGGCGAAGTGGACCGTGGTGCTGGCGGTGTCGCCGATGGCCCGGCCGGTGCCGCCGTCGCCGGGTTCGCGCAGGTCGATCAGCCAGTGGCCGGTGTGCAGCACGCCTGACCGGCCGCGCATGCGCTGCCAGCGGCGCACGGCGTCGACCGGGCCGTCGGGCTTGCCGTGGATCTCGCCGTCGAGCTCGAGCACGGAGTCGCAGCCGAGCACGACCATGCCGGTGAACGTCTTGCCGGCGACCTGCTCGGCCTTGGCGCGACCGAGCAGCAGCGGCACGTCGTGCGGCGGGACGGGGCCGCGCGCACGGGCCTCGGCCAGCACGGCGTCCTCGTCGACGCCGGAGACCTGGACGACGGGTTCGATGCCGGCCGAGCGCAGGGTGGCCAGCCGGGCGGGGGACTGGGAAGCGAGCAGCAGGCGCACCACGGACCTCACGTTACCGAAAATGATCATCGGCGGTCGATGCCTGAAACAGGTTCGACCGCCGACGATCATCGGGTGATCATGGTCACGGAGAGGTTAACCCGTCGTACGTCACCCTGTCTCGGTATCGCTCAGGCCGTCGCCAGTTCGGCCGGCCGCTCCTCACCGCCGTCGGCGAACACGTCGCCGCGCCGGTCGGAGTTGTAGATCTCCAGGTCCAGCAGGCCCTCGCGCTTGGCGACGATGGTCGGGACCAGCGCCTGCCCGGCGACGTTGACCGCCGTGCGGCCCATGTCGAGGATCGGGTCGACGGCGAGCAGCAGGCCCACGCCGGCCAGCGGCAGCCCCAGCGTCGACAGCGTCAGCGTGAGCATGACGGTCGCGCCGGTCGTGCCGGCGGTCGCGGCCGAGCCGACGACGGAGACCAGCACGATCAGCAGGTAGTCCGACACCGAGAGGTCCAGGCCGAAGAACTGCGCCACGAAGATCGCGGCGATCGCCGGGTAGATCGCGGCGCAACCGTCCATCTTCGTCGTCGAGCCGAACGGCACGGCGAACGACGCGTAGGACCGCGAGACGCCGAGGTTACGCTCGGTGACCTGCTCCGTCACCGGCAGCGTGCCGATCGACGAGCGGGACACGAAGCCCAGCTGGATGGCCGGCCAGGCGCCGGAGAAGAACTTGACCGGGTTCAGGCCGTGCGCCCGCAGCAGGATCGGGTAGACGACGAACAGCACGAGCGCCAGGCCGACGTAGATGGCCACCGTGAACCGGCCGAGCGAGCCGATGGCGTCCCAGCCGTAGTCGGCGACGGCGTACCCGAGCAGGCCGATGGTGCCGATCGGGGCCAGCCGGATGATCCACCAGAGCACCTTCTGCACGATCGACAGCGCCGCCCGGTTGAACGCCAGGAACGGCTCGGCCTTCTCGCCCAGCTTCAGCGCGGCGATGCCGATGGCCGCCGACACGACGACGAACTGCAGCACGTTGAAGCTCAGGCTCGTCGCCGCGGCGCCGCTCTCCGGGTCGATCGACGTGTTCGCCGTCAGGGCGAGGAAGTTGGTCGGCACCAGGCTGGTGAGGAACGCCCACCAGTCGCCGGTGCGGCCCGGCTCGGCCGCCTGGTCCTGGGTGACGGACGTGTGCTCGCCCGGCTGCAGGATCAGGCCGAGCGCGATGCCGATGCCGACCGCGATCAACGCGGTGATCGCGAACCACAGCAGCGTCTGACCGGCCAGCCGGGCCGCGTTGGTGACGTTGCGCAGGTTCGCGATGCTCGCGACGATCGCGGTGAAGATCAGCGGGATGACGGCGGCCCGCAGCAGGTCGACGAACAGCCCGCCGACGGTGTCGAGGGTGCTGGTCAGCCAGTTCGGGTTGCCGTCGGCGGCCGGGCCCAGCTCGCGGGCCACCAACCCGAGGACGACGCCCAGGGCCAGGCCGAGGAGGACCTGGACGGAGAACGAGGGCAGACGCAGCCGGCGGGGGGCGGGCGCGCCTACGGTCGCGGTTTCGGACATGCGAAGACCTTCCGGAACGGAGGAGGGGACGGGGTGAGGCG
Protein-coding sequences here:
- a CDS encoding dicarboxylate/amino acid:cation symporter; translated protein: MSETATVGAPAPRRLRLPSFSVQVLLGLALGVVLGLVARELGPAADGNPNWLTSTLDTVGGLFVDLLRAAVIPLIFTAIVASIANLRNVTNAARLAGQTLLWFAITALIAVGIGIALGLILQPGEHTSVTQDQAAEPGRTGDWWAFLTSLVPTNFLALTANTSIDPESGAAATSLSFNVLQFVVVSAAIGIAALKLGEKAEPFLAFNRAALSIVQKVLWWIIRLAPIGTIGLLGYAVADYGWDAIGSLGRFTVAIYVGLALVLFVVYPILLRAHGLNPVKFFSGAWPAIQLGFVSRSSIGTLPVTEQVTERNLGVSRSYASFAVPFGSTTKMDGCAAIYPAIAAIFVAQFFGLDLSVSDYLLIVLVSVVGSAATAGTTGATVMLTLTLSTLGLPLAGVGLLLAVDPILDMGRTAVNVAGQALVPTIVAKREGLLDLEIYNSDRRGDVFADGGEERPAELATA
- a CDS encoding acyl-CoA carboxylase subunit beta, which translates into the protein MGHDHYAEVDAARKATEVPSDAGAAKLAQQGKLYVRDRIDLLFDAGTFVEDGQLANALSTGLPADGVVTGRGLVEGRPALVVANDPTVKAGSWGARTVEKIVRVTETALRDELPVFWFIDSAGARITDQVDLFPGRRGAGRIFHNQVALSGRVPQICCLFGPSAAGGAYIPSFCDIVVMVEGNASMYLGSPRMAEMVVGEKVTLEEMGGARMHATVSGCGDNLAADDAEAIEQAKAFFSYLPGSWRQPPPSYAAGGAVREFTRDLVPAEESVGYDIHDVIDAIIDEDSFFEVKPLFAAELVTGFGLLEGQPVGVVANQPAVKGGVLFTDSADKAARFIWLCDAFNVPLIYLADVPGFMIGSSVEREGIIRHGAKMITAVAEATVPTVSVIVRKAYGAGLYAMCGPGFGPDACLALPTAKIAVMGPEAAINAVYFNKIAAIEDEAERASYVAGLRLEYEADIDILRLASDLVIDAIVAPEELRGQLVARLAAAAGKDRRFTERRHGVPPV
- a CDS encoding nucleoside triphosphate pyrophosphatase, which produces MVRLLLASQSPARLATLRSAGIEPVVQVSGVDEDAVLAEARARGPVPPHDVPLLLGRAKAEQVAGKTFTGMVVLGCDSVLELDGEIHGKPDGPVDAVRRWQRMRGRSGVLHTGHWLIDLREPGDGGTGRAIGDTASTTVHFADLSDAEIRAYVATGEPLRVAGAFTIDGLGGPFVTAIDGDHHSVVGLSLPLLRTLLGRLGISITELWRTDPDHEPVRRRARRAATRD
- a CDS encoding acyl-CoA dehydrogenase family protein; translation: MFELSADHEEFRAVVRDFARERIAPYAAEWDRKHEFPVGVVRAMGELGLFGLTAPEEYGGAGAGLTSLCVAIEELGRVDQSMGITLEAAVGLGITPILAYGTDEQKARWLPDLVAGRALAAFGLTEPGAGSDAGATATRAVLDGDEWVIDGAKQFITNSGSELTSCVTITARTGERPDGSAEISTIIVPAGTPGFVVEPAYDKLGWHASDTHPLTFDGARVPVDHLLGERGQGFSQFLATLDDGRIAIAALAVGCIQAMLDASLGYAHERTSFGVPIGAKQAVAFQLADLHVMAQAARLLTYRAAALRDAGAPAEQVKQAAASAKLYATESAVTATRVATQVHGGYGFMEEYPVTRFYRDAKILEIGEGTSEIQRLVLARGLGLPVQA